A genomic window from Quercus lobata isolate SW786 chromosome 10, ValleyOak3.0 Primary Assembly, whole genome shotgun sequence includes:
- the LOC115964412 gene encoding probable E3 ubiquitin-protein ligase RHC2A, which produces MSSTTIFHHRCEAWQPENYIEPESCSPYPEFLIELYANFESIDVQGQIATSPTKYKSFTMQRDLLIMNQNSWFILSNKLSQMDVPFNIQPSTIQKISTVARELACEADNMHRKTIPMMVVLTVIQGFDQELELSEALWESMGTWVNTSSVCGRKSLVEKLEKVKVEDFETQCVICMEDILMGFEATRLPCSHVYHEDCIVSWLKQSNLCPLCRFHMPVECV; this is translated from the coding sequence ATGTctagcaccacaattttccaccaTAGATGCGAGGCATGGCAACCCGAAAACTACATTGAACCCGAAAGTTGTTCACCATACCCTGAGTTCTTAATTGAATTGTACGCCAATTTTGAATCAATTGATGTACAAGGCCAGATTGCCACAAGCCCCACCAAATACAAATCATTCACTATGCAACGTGACCTATTGATAATGAACCAAAACTCATGGTTCATCTTGTCCAATAAGCTTTCTCAGATGGACGTGCCCTTCAATATTCAGCCATCAACGATACAAAAGATTTCAACTGTTGCTCGTGAACTTGCTTGTGAGGCTGACAACATGCACCGCAAGACTATTCCAATGATGGTGGTTCTTACTGTTATACAAGGCTTTGATCAAGAACTTGAACTTTCTGAGGCTTTATGGGAATCCATGGGTACCTGGGTGAATACAAGCTCGGTTTGTGGAAGAAAATCATTGGTTGAGAAATTGGAGAAGGTTAAAGTTGAAGATTTTGAAACACAATGCGTTATATGTATGGAAGATATTTTGATGGGGTTTGAAGCTACTCGTTTGCCTTGCTCTCATGTCTACCATGAAGATTGTATTGTGAGTTGGCTTAAGCAGAGTAACCTCTGTCCATTATGTCGGTTTCACATGCCAGTTGAATGTGTCTAA